From Pararhizobium sp. A13:
ACATATCCAAGCCATTGCGGCGGATGTGGTCGCAGAGCCTGCCCGGCGTTCCAACGACAATGTGGGCGCCGCGATCGAGTGCGCGGCGCTCGGTGCGCATGTCCATGCCGCCGACACAGGAAGCAACCGTCGCGCCGGTCAGTTCATAGAGCCATTCCAGCTCGCGCTTGACCTGCAGCGCCAGCTCGCGGGTCGGCGCCACGGCAAGCGCCAGAGGTGCGCCGGCCTGGGCGAAACGCTCCTTGCCGTCGAGCAGGGTCGAGGCGAGCGCGAGGCCAAAGGCCACCGTCTTGCCCGATCCGGTCTGCGCCGAGACCAGCGCGTCGCGGCCTTCCAGTTCGGCGCCGAGAACCGCCTTCTGGACCGGGGTCAACTCGGAATAGCCGCGCTTCGTCAACGCCTGAGCGATCGCCGGAGCGATGCTGTCGAACTCTGTCATATGTTTGTCTTTCGGAATTCGGATGCCGTGCGCGTCTCGGTCGATGAGGAAGAGCGCAGTCCCCGCGGCCAGCACGTCGCAAGCCAATACATGCGCGCCCTCTTACTGTGCCCGGCGCGAATTGTACAGAGCGGAACGCGGCGGCCCGCGAAAACCCGATAAGGCAAGGTCCGGCGAAATGCCCAATACCAGAACAGCGATGCATCGTGTGGATGCATCGCTGTTCTATGCGGCGCTTGGGTTTATCCGCCTCTGGCGAGGTTGGAAACTCAGCTCGTCAGGCGTGGCGACCGCACCACCTTGTTGAACAGGGTCTTCATTGCCGACTCGATGCCTTCTGTCGGGCTCACCTCGAAATAGAAACCCGGCGAAGCGCAGGCCTGCATGCGCGTTCCGATTTCCGACTGGAAGGGCTTGATCCAGCTATTGTACCAACTGTTGTTCGGCAGTGGCAGATAGGTGGTGTAGAGAACGGCAATCTTGATCCCGCGGTCCTTCAGCGTCTGGCAATAGGTAATATCGATCGGCTCCTGGCAGCGCGTGCCCGTCAGCTTCTTCGTGCATCCCTTCGGCTTGTTGCTGTCGCCAACGCCGTCCGAAACGAAGAACACGATCTTCTCCGGGTTGGCGGAACTCGTGCCATTGCCAGGCGTTCCGATCTCGGCGTTGATCTTGGTCAGCGCATTGTCGAAACTCGTCTGCTGGTCGTTATTGTAGCCCTGGTAAGGGATGCTCATCAGCTTGATGTTCGCTGTTCCGGCCTTCACCTTCGTCAGGTCGGCAGTCAGTGCCGCGACCTTCAAGAGCTTCACGTCCACCGCCGTTTCGCCGAATGTATAGGCGGCCATGCGGAACTGGTTGGAATAACTCTGCGTCCGCTCGGCCTCCAGCGTCAGCGCCGCGACAGCCTTTGCTACAACGTCGATACGGATGGTGATGCCATTGTTGCGGGCGACGAAATAGTTGCTGTTGGTGTTGATCACGCCCTTTTCCGAGACGATATGACAGGCGAAGGCACAATTTCTTGATCCGCTATCTGATACCTTTGCCGTCGCCTTGATCATGTTGTCGACATCAGTCGGCGTCGCGGCGACCCCCATCGACGGCGTGTTGTCGAGCAGCATGTAGAAATCCATGAAGGACTGCGACTGGTAGGTGGCCGTGGCCTTGCCGGAGACCGTGATGCTCTCCTTGCCGATGACGCGCAGGAACGATGTCTTCAAGGTTGCCTGATAGGTCAGTTCGGCATTGATATCCTTGCCGCTTTTTCTGACCGTTGCCTTGACGAGATCAAGCTTGAGTTCCTCCTCCACGTCCGGGTTGTACTCCGGGTTTGTAGAGTCCATTTGTGCGTTGAAAAGTGCCTCGGCTTCCTCTTCGCTTAGCGGAACCGGGCCGTCCTGCGGCAGGTTGATCGCCTGCGCGACGCCGGCGGACTTTTCCGCGATTGCGCCCACCACGGCGGCATCGGCGGCGTTCTGAAGCTGTGCCTTCAGTTCCATGGCACGGGCGAAATCGATGGCCATGCCGGCACAACCAAGAATGGGCACGATAACGATGGCGCCCATCATGGCAAAATTGCCCGACCGATCCGCAAAGAGTTTTTTCACCATACGCACTGTGACCACCCCGCCCTCACTGCGCGGCCCACTGCCCGCACATTTACACTCGCTGGGCAAGACAGTAGCCGCGAAGTTCTAAACGGCGGTAAAGCGCAATAGTTAACCGAAATAAAATTCCGACAAAACTAAGTTGTAGTTCAAGTAAAAGCAATTTCGAATTGCATCTTAAAACAATACTTAAATTTATTCTGAATTAAAACGATACGTACAATAGGTATAATGAATATTATTCACACACACTTATGGACTATGGCAAGATTTAACGGGAAAAAATTTTAATATACATATTTTCATTGAATCATGTCAGCACAACACTCATTTCTGGCGCGATCCAAATAACATGTACGACGCCCCATACGCGATGCCTTGATCCGCTGTCCCATCGTCACGTCGCTTCGCCGGGCGATCTCCCGGAACATGCGGTACCGCTCGGGACAAACGGTACGTTCCGGAATCCACAGCCGTGCCGATGCCCCTCGCGCTGGTGCACGGAACGGCGGATACGCTGCTGGGCATATCGCTGTGGAAGGCTGTCAGTCCTTGACCGTCTGCCAATTGTCGTTCGGATTGAACTGCCGGATATCAGCAGCGATTATTTCCGTGTCATCGCCAAGGTCGGCTTGGTAGACGGTGCCGTTCTCGCTCACCACGAAGGTGTTGACACCGCTCGCACCATATTTGACCGACTAGGCGACGAGCGCGTAACCGGCAATCATGTTGCCGTTGATGACATAGTCATATTTACCGCCGGCGATGTTTTCGCGCCCTCCGCCCCGCCGGTGGCCGTGCCCGTCCGGTCGCGCCGCTTCGGAAACCCGATCCAGGCCCTACCCGCAGCATCCGCGCTGCTGCTGCATCGGCGGGCACGTCACTGAACCGAACGAGCAAAACACGCAGCAGTCCTCGGGATTGGGGCGCAGCAGGGTCATGCAGTTGAGACACTCGTAGAAGAACGGACAGGCGTCCGTCGGCATGGTTTCCAGCGTGGCGAAACCGCAATGCGGGCAGGTAATAACGGATTCGAGAATGACATTGTTATTCATCACGATGCCCCGCCAAAGGCGAAGCGAAGTCACCATTTTACCAGAAAGGGGCCATGACGGCTCCAACGAACGCAAGAATGCCGATCGCGATCGGATACCCTATCGCAACGAAAAGCGGGGAGTCGCCCGTGCAGTGGGCGATCGAGAGGAGTTTCCGGCTGGATGGTGAGATACTCATGGGATGAGCGCAAAGGAGCGAAGCCGGAACTTGACCTAACATCAGACCCAAGAAAACAGACCAAAAAGACGGGTCAATTCTCGGAGAAATTCCACGGGCGCTAATCTGCAGCAATCAAAAACGGCGGGCTTTTTTGAGGGGGTGGTTGGCAGGCTCAAGCCGCCTGCCAATCACGATTCGAACCGCAAAGGATTTCAGATCCCAAGCCTGAACGGCGCTTTAAGAGAAAGCGCCGTTCAATATCTTCCCCTCTGTCGAGGGTTGGAGCGGCGCGGCCATGGCCGCGCCGCTCAAAATCATATGGCTTGATAGGCCGCAATGACCGCCTCGACCTGTGCCGAGTCCAGTGCCTGCAACTGTGTCGTCGTGATCGCTTGCAGTTGATCGCTCGTCAGGCTGGAAATGTCGTCCGTCGACAGTCCCGGCAGAGCGCTGACGCTGATCGCCGCGATATCGGCGGTCGAGAACGTTGCGATTTCTTCCGTGGACATGGCGGCGATCGCAGCCGAGCCCAAGGCACCAACCTGGACGGAGGTCAAAGCCTCGACCTGGGCGGAGGTCAAAGCCTCGACCTGGGCGGAGGTCAGCGCCGCCACCGACTTCGAGTTCAGGGCCGCGACCTGATCGGTCGTTAGCGCTGCGACATTGTCGGTGCTCAGAGCCGTGACCTGCGTCGAGCCCAGGGCGCCAACCTGCGAAGAGGTCAGAGCGCCAAGCTGCGTCGAAGTCAGGGCGGCGATCTGGGTGGATTTCAGCGCCG
This genomic window contains:
- a CDS encoding GDCCVxC domain-containing (seleno)protein, translating into MNNNVILESVITCPHCGFATLETMPTDACPFFYECLNCMTLLRPNPEDCCVFCSFGSVTCPPMQQQRGCCG
- a CDS encoding TadE/TadG family type IV pilus assembly protein, translating into MVKKLFADRSGNFAMMGAIVIVPILGCAGMAIDFARAMELKAQLQNAADAAVVGAIAEKSAGVAQAINLPQDGPVPLSEEEAEALFNAQMDSTNPEYNPDVEEELKLDLVKATVRKSGKDINAELTYQATLKTSFLRVIGKESITVSGKATATYQSQSFMDFYMLLDNTPSMGVAATPTDVDNMIKATAKVSDSGSRNCAFACHIVSEKGVINTNSNYFVARNNGITIRIDVVAKAVAALTLEAERTQSYSNQFRMAAYTFGETAVDVKLLKVAALTADLTKVKAGTANIKLMSIPYQGYNNDQQTSFDNALTKINAEIGTPGNGTSSANPEKIVFFVSDGVGDSNKPKGCTKKLTGTRCQEPIDITYCQTLKDRGIKIAVLYTTYLPLPNNSWYNSWIKPFQSEIGTRMQACASPGFYFEVSPTEGIESAMKTLFNKVVRSPRLTS